From Daphnia pulicaria isolate SC F1-1A chromosome 4, SC_F0-13Bv2, whole genome shotgun sequence, one genomic window encodes:
- the LOC124338314 gene encoding uncharacterized protein LOC124338314: MFELLETVKRLTETNMAAGNLKDPNEKQAAALQHFLETNIIIVSSKKELTEMSQRLTATNDAVGYLTKELLVTKAKVGALTAELKVNGGLASSIGRMPNSCRDLLQIGHRQSGLYSVMGAKQVETLYCDFTQTPGDEDFQRWVGFNDVKSKPTYFHVSRALPYNETITPIPFTRAILNQGGAMNKETGKFTAPVAGVYFFYFTGTVFLPTATSSASSTRPDFTMCLFKNSNCVEWLLERPDEISTGNRHERIALQSTVNLKQGDQIWLAIGKKKSPGGYLVGDALTNFKGFLIQEDISQSLHVVP; this comes from the exons atgTTTGAATTATTAGAAACCGTCAAACGTTTAACCGAAACCAACATGGCAGCAGGAAATTTAAAAGACCCAAATG aaaaacaagcagCGGCACTTCAACACTTTCTCGAAACTAACATCATCATTGTCAGTTCGAAGAAGGAATTGACTG AAATGTCGCAACGTTTGACTGCAACAAATGACGCCGTCGGATATCTGACAAAAGAGCTGCTCg TCACCAAGGCCAAAGTTGGAGCTTTGACTGCAGAGCTGAaag TGAATGGAGGACTAGCGTCCAGCATAGGAAGAATGCCGAATTCATGCAGAGATTTACTGCAGATAGGACACAGACAAAGCGGATTGTATTCCGTCATGGGAGCCAAACAAGTCGAGACTCTTTACTGCGACTTTACCCAGACGCCAGGAGATGAAG ATTTCCAGAGGTGGGTTGGCTTCAATGACGTGAAATCAAAACCCACTTACTTCCACGTCTCGAGAGCCTTGCCGTACAACGAGACGATAACACCAATTCCATTCACACGAGCCATACTCAACCAGGGAGGGGCCATGAATAAAGAAACGGGAAAATTCACGGCTCCGGTGGCGGGTGTCTACTTTTTCTACTTCACCGGAACCGTATTTTTGCCCACGGCGACATCTTCAGCTTCTTCAACCAGACCGGATTTTACAATGTGCCTATTCAAAAACTCAAATTGCGTCGAGTGGCTGCTGGAGAGGCCAGACGAAATCAGCACAGGGAATCGACACGAAAGAATCGCCTTGCAATCGACCGTCAATTTGAAACAGGGCGATCAAATCTGGCTGGCCATTGGCAAGAAAAAGTCGCCAGGAGGTTACCTGGTCGGGGACGCTCTAACAAACTTCAAAGGTTTTCTAATCCAAGAAGACATTTCGCAGTCCCTACACGTCGTACCCTAA